The Solibacillus sp. FSL R7-0682 genome includes a window with the following:
- a CDS encoding NUDIX hydrolase: MKKFEEKTIHSEEIYTGKVISLKVDDVKLPNGEMSKREIINHPGAVAVIAITENNKILLVEQYRKALERSIIEIPAGKLEKGEEPIVTARRELEEETGYTTDYLQFVQAFATSPGFADEIIHVFLAEKLTKLSTPAELDEDEFVELLEVSLEEAEAMIADGRIFDAKTAFAVLWLKMNQ, encoded by the coding sequence ATGAAGAAATTTGAAGAAAAAACCATTCACTCGGAAGAGATTTACACTGGAAAAGTTATTTCACTAAAGGTTGATGATGTCAAATTACCAAATGGAGAAATGAGCAAAAGGGAAATTATTAACCACCCAGGTGCGGTCGCAGTTATTGCCATTACAGAAAACAACAAAATTCTACTTGTTGAGCAATATCGAAAGGCATTAGAGCGTTCAATAATTGAAATTCCTGCAGGGAAGCTTGAAAAAGGGGAAGAACCGATTGTCACTGCTCGCCGTGAATTAGAAGAAGAAACAGGCTATACAACAGATTATTTGCAATTTGTGCAAGCATTTGCTACATCACCCGGTTTTGCTGATGAAATTATCCATGTATTTTTAGCGGAAAAGTTAACGAAATTGTCAACACCTGCTGAGCTGGATGAGGATGAGTTTGTAGAGTTATTGGAAGTTTCATTAGAGGAGGCAGAGGCAATGATTGCTGATGGTCGAATTTTTGATGCAAAAACAGCATTTGCCGTATTATGGCTGAAAATGAATCAATAA
- a CDS encoding aldo/keto reductase, which yields MKTRTLGNSTFEISEISLGCMSLPPIENEAKQVIHTAIDAGINYFDTADLYNYGENEKVVGAALKEHRQNIFIASKVGNRWEDGKNGWGWDTSPTYLQQALKNSLQRLQTDYLDVYQLHGGTNEDNWEEVIDTFEGLKKEGLIREYGISSIRPNVFIPFLKNSHAISNMMQFNILDERASEFFSQIQSSGASVVTRGSIAKGILTNEWRDRLKTYMSYDETEIKELLFQIEQKYEDVHATALAFNLQNDAIASTVIGAKTPQQLQETLKAYGKALTLNGVSEISKWTKQDRYTEHR from the coding sequence TTGAAAACACGTACATTAGGAAACAGCACATTCGAAATTTCAGAAATTAGCTTAGGTTGTATGTCATTACCTCCAATAGAAAACGAAGCAAAACAAGTTATTCATACAGCAATTGATGCGGGAATTAACTATTTTGATACAGCAGATCTTTATAACTATGGTGAAAACGAAAAAGTTGTCGGTGCAGCACTTAAAGAACACCGACAAAATATTTTCATCGCATCTAAAGTTGGGAACCGCTGGGAAGATGGAAAGAATGGCTGGGGTTGGGATACTTCACCTACCTATTTACAACAGGCATTAAAAAATAGCTTACAGCGCTTACAAACGGATTATTTAGATGTCTATCAATTGCATGGAGGCACCAATGAAGATAATTGGGAAGAAGTTATTGATACGTTTGAGGGACTAAAAAAAGAGGGGCTTATTCGAGAGTATGGGATTTCCTCCATTCGTCCAAATGTTTTTATACCGTTCCTAAAAAATAGTCATGCCATTAGTAATATGATGCAGTTTAATATTTTGGATGAACGCGCGAGTGAATTTTTCTCACAAATCCAATCATCTGGTGCTTCAGTTGTGACAAGGGGATCTATTGCAAAGGGCATTTTGACAAATGAGTGGAGAGATCGTTTAAAAACTTATATGAGCTATGATGAAACAGAAATAAAAGAACTGTTGTTTCAAATTGAGCAAAAGTATGAAGATGTCCATGCAACTGCCCTTGCGTTTAATTTACAAAACGATGCAATTGCTTCCACAGTCATTGGCGCAAAAACACCACAGCAGTTACAGGAAACGTTGAAAGCATATGGAAAGGCATTAACATTAAACGGAGTCTCTGAAATTTCAAAATGGACGAAACAAGACCGTTATACGGAGCATCGATGA
- a CDS encoding VanZ family protein, with the protein MKKIVFFVAIGVMLVVIASNMSYQQQTLIPSLQLLLKDKPFLKLLSQLEIPYWGTTVSVETRGYYFFVEFLMRKGAHFFGYGILAVIFFTLYTKLVWRFPAVLAFFTILLIASLDEYRQSMIPGRTGIVSDVILNATGAITLLLIVKGIHLLKNIINKKTAEQR; encoded by the coding sequence ATGAAAAAAATCGTTTTCTTTGTCGCAATTGGCGTTATGCTCGTTGTCATTGCTTCCAATATGAGCTATCAACAACAAACGCTTATACCTTCACTGCAACTTCTCTTAAAAGATAAGCCATTTTTAAAACTGTTAAGTCAACTAGAAATCCCTTATTGGGGCACTACTGTTTCTGTTGAAACAAGAGGCTATTATTTCTTTGTTGAGTTTTTAATGCGTAAGGGTGCACATTTTTTCGGTTACGGTATTTTAGCAGTAATTTTTTTTACTTTATACACTAAATTAGTGTGGCGTTTCCCTGCTGTATTAGCATTTTTTACAATACTCCTTATCGCAAGCTTAGATGAATATCGTCAAAGCATGATCCCTGGTCGTACAGGCATTGTAAGTGATGTCATTCTTAATGCTACAGGTGCAATCACTTTACTATTAATTGTAAAAGGAATTCATTTGTTAAAAAATATCATTAACAAGAAAACTGCTGAGCAACGATAA
- a CDS encoding YqkE family protein, whose translation MARKKQQRQTNEFELPKEKAATLADQLGGDILAKLKAAKQEMVADEKVKEEERLAQAAFEKKQREKNMSFEQLLDQYGDKGSKY comes from the coding sequence ATGGCAAGAAAAAAACAACAACGCCAAACAAATGAATTTGAACTGCCAAAAGAAAAGGCAGCCACATTAGCTGATCAATTAGGTGGCGATATACTTGCAAAGCTGAAGGCAGCAAAGCAAGAAATGGTAGCGGATGAAAAGGTAAAAGAAGAAGAACGTCTTGCACAAGCTGCATTCGAAAAAAAGCAACGGGAAAAAAATATGAGTTTTGAACAATTGTTAGATCAGTATGGGGATAAAGGTTCAAAATATTAA
- a CDS encoding acetyl-CoA C-acetyltransferase: MGQEVVIVSAVRTAIGSFQGSLKNIPATTLGSIVLKEALNRIQLNPALVDEVIMGNVLAAGLGQNPARQASIKAGIPETVPAMTINKVCGSGLKAVHLAAQAIAAGDAEIVVAGGFENMSQAPYVLQNAREGFRMGDQKVVDTMIKDGLWCAFNDYHMGITAENLCDHYSISREEQDAFSARSQARATEALKAGKFVDEIVPVEIPQRKGESLLFTQDEYVKQGTTAEKLLGLRPAFKKDGSVTPGNASGINDGAAAVVVMSKQRAFELGLTPMATIVANASAGVDPAIMGVGPVQAVKKALAKANVALDEIDLIEANEAFAAQAIAVDRELAFNHDKLNVNGGAIALGHPIGASGARILVTLLHEMQKQDVNLGLATLCIGGGQGVATIVRR, encoded by the coding sequence ATGGGGCAAGAGGTAGTGATCGTAAGCGCGGTGCGAACAGCAATTGGTTCATTTCAAGGATCGTTAAAGAATATCCCAGCAACAACATTAGGGAGTATCGTTTTGAAGGAAGCATTGAATCGCATTCAATTAAATCCGGCATTAGTGGATGAAGTCATTATGGGGAATGTGTTAGCAGCTGGTTTAGGTCAAAATCCTGCAAGACAAGCAAGTATTAAAGCGGGCATACCGGAGACTGTACCAGCGATGACAATTAATAAAGTATGTGGTTCCGGATTAAAGGCAGTTCATTTAGCAGCACAGGCAATTGCAGCAGGGGATGCAGAAATTGTTGTTGCAGGTGGTTTTGAAAATATGAGTCAAGCTCCATACGTATTACAAAATGCTCGAGAAGGGTTCAGAATGGGTGATCAAAAAGTAGTCGACACGATGATTAAAGATGGTTTATGGTGTGCATTTAACGATTATCATATGGGCATTACAGCAGAAAATTTATGTGATCACTATTCCATTTCTCGCGAAGAGCAAGATGCCTTCTCAGCTCGTTCTCAAGCACGTGCAACAGAGGCATTGAAAGCAGGGAAATTTGTCGATGAAATTGTTCCTGTGGAAATTCCACAACGTAAAGGAGAGTCACTGCTCTTTACACAAGACGAGTATGTGAAACAAGGAACGACAGCAGAAAAATTATTAGGCTTACGTCCAGCATTTAAAAAAGATGGCTCGGTAACTCCAGGAAATGCATCAGGTATTAATGATGGAGCAGCTGCAGTTGTTGTTATGTCAAAGCAGCGAGCATTTGAACTAGGCTTAACGCCTATGGCAACGATTGTAGCTAATGCAAGTGCAGGTGTAGATCCTGCGATTATGGGGGTAGGTCCAGTACAGGCCGTTAAAAAGGCTTTGGCAAAAGCAAATGTAGCTTTAGATGAAATCGATTTAATTGAGGCGAATGAAGCATTTGCCGCTCAAGCGATTGCAGTTGATCGCGAATTAGCTTTCAATCATGATAAACTAAATGTAAATGGCGGAGCGATTGCACTAGGACATCCAATTGGAGCAAGTGGTGCGCGTATTTTAGTTACGCTTCTACATGAAATGCAAAAGCAGGACGTTAATTTAGGGCTTGCAACATTATGCATTGGAGGCGGACAAGGAGTCGCTACAATCGTTCGACGCTAA
- a CDS encoding alpha/beta hydrolase — protein sequence MKKKYVLASGLATTAVATAITGLLLTNRLMYIKKKDDNVILSREQEAKRFDEVWYESCPKEQLTVTSPSGYAIKGIFLKPLDTTNTVIICHGVTENKINSMKYARMFERLGFNAVVYDHRRHGDSEGKTTSYGHYEKFDLQAMVQAVRETIGNDALLGIHGESMGAATTILYAGSLESNADFYISDCAFSNFPDLLTSIFKDSLIPKYTIPFANVFLRLRDGYSLSEVNPLKAVIDIEKPVLFIHSAPDTFIPADMSKQLYEAKKGSKMLKIFEKGAHAKSFNESPLEYEQTVAKFLHDYVPQYRIENDTLASDQLD from the coding sequence ATGAAGAAAAAATATGTGCTCGCTTCAGGACTTGCTACAACCGCTGTCGCTACAGCCATTACTGGACTTCTACTTACAAATCGTCTCATGTATATAAAGAAGAAAGATGATAACGTCATCTTATCAAGAGAACAGGAAGCAAAACGTTTTGATGAAGTATGGTATGAAAGTTGTCCAAAAGAGCAATTAACAGTAACTTCTCCAAGTGGCTATGCAATAAAAGGAATTTTTTTAAAACCGCTCGATACGACAAACACGGTCATCATCTGTCACGGTGTCACTGAAAATAAAATTAACTCCATGAAATATGCACGGATGTTTGAACGTCTTGGTTTTAATGCAGTTGTTTACGACCATCGGAGACACGGAGATTCGGAAGGAAAGACGACAAGCTACGGACATTACGAAAAATTTGACTTACAAGCAATGGTGCAAGCAGTACGCGAAACAATTGGTAACGACGCTCTTTTAGGTATTCATGGGGAATCAATGGGTGCAGCAACGACCATTTTATATGCAGGTAGTTTAGAAAGTAATGCTGATTTTTACATTTCGGATTGCGCGTTCTCTAACTTCCCAGATCTATTAACGTCAATTTTTAAAGATTCACTAATCCCTAAATATACAATTCCTTTTGCAAATGTTTTTTTGCGCTTACGGGATGGTTATTCGCTATCTGAAGTAAATCCATTAAAAGCAGTAATTGATATTGAAAAACCGGTATTATTTATTCATAGTGCGCCAGATACGTTCATTCCCGCAGATATGTCGAAACAGTTGTATGAAGCTAAAAAAGGGAGTAAAATGTTGAAAATTTTCGAAAAAGGAGCTCATGCAAAATCCTTTAATGAATCACCTTTAGAATACGAGCAAACCGTCGCTAAATTTCTACATGATTATGTACCTCAATATCGGATCGAAAATGACACTCTTGCATCAGATCAACTTGATTAA
- a CDS encoding S-ribosylhomocysteine lyase, translated as MTTEKTNVESFDLDHTKVVAPYVRLAGTKVGEKGDVVTKYDIRFKQPNKAHMEMPALHSLEHLMADRIRNHSDAVVDFSPMGCQTGFYVSFINYDDFEGILTILEKTAQDVLAATSVPACNEVQCGWAASHSLEGAQALAKEFLEKRTEWHIVFNEE; from the coding sequence ATGACAACAGAAAAGACAAACGTAGAAAGCTTTGATTTAGATCATACGAAAGTCGTTGCACCGTATGTGCGTCTAGCAGGAACTAAGGTAGGCGAAAAAGGGGATGTTGTAACAAAATACGATATTCGCTTTAAGCAACCAAATAAAGCCCATATGGAAATGCCTGCGTTACACTCGCTAGAGCATTTAATGGCTGATCGCATTCGAAATCATTCTGATGCAGTTGTAGATTTCTCACCAATGGGCTGTCAAACAGGTTTTTATGTATCATTCATTAACTATGATGACTTTGAGGGGATTTTAACAATACTAGAAAAAACAGCACAGGATGTGTTAGCTGCTACTTCTGTTCCAGCATGTAATGAAGTACAATGCGGCTGGGCTGCAAGTCATAGTTTAGAAGGTGCACAGGCGCTAGCGAAGGAATTTTTAGAAAAACGCACGGAATGGCATATTGTATTTAACGAAGAGTAA
- a CDS encoding YneF family protein, with translation MTWAWILGIIVALIAGIAIGFYGARQYMMKYLKDNPPINEQMIRVMMAQMGRKPSEKQVRQMMAQMNKFQDK, from the coding sequence ATGACATGGGCATGGATTTTAGGTATTATTGTTGCATTAATCGCAGGTATAGCGATTGGTTTCTACGGTGCTCGTCAATATATGATGAAGTATTTAAAAGATAATCCACCAATTAACGAGCAAATGATTCGTGTGATGATGGCACAAATGGGACGTAAACCATCTGAAAAGCAAGTTCGCCAAATGATGGCACAAATGAACAAGTTCCAAGACAAATAA
- a CDS encoding lmo0954 family membrane protein, translated as MKKFLLYSAGFFAAIFAIALLAPVAGLLVSGLLLAAGLHYYTESTSTFVKVMSLVIALAGLVSALSNIPGFIGLAAIGILYYIFKTRKNEKVEIFPTKEEDPFTNFEREWAKLNK; from the coding sequence ATGAAGAAATTTTTACTTTATTCTGCAGGCTTCTTTGCAGCAATCTTTGCAATCGCATTGCTCGCACCTGTTGCAGGACTATTAGTCTCAGGGCTACTGTTAGCAGCTGGACTACATTACTATACAGAAAGCACATCTACTTTTGTAAAAGTAATGAGCTTAGTCATTGCATTAGCAGGCTTAGTGAGTGCATTATCGAACATTCCAGGCTTTATCGGATTAGCAGCTATTGGAATTTTGTATTACATTTTTAAAACGCGTAAAAATGAAAAAGTGGAAATTTTCCCGACGAAAGAAGAAGACCCTTTCACTAACTTTGAACGAGAATGGGCAAAATTAAACAAATAA
- a CDS encoding PspA/IM30 family protein — MKNLLTKFKYSIQADLHDLFDKKVEKNPISILNQYIREAEKQTEQTGKLLARQAQLKNELEQQLAQTIDMLEKREKQLTLASSTEETELIAFAQDEVTAYTARKQSLLASIDAANAEYFTLERKFETMKHKIKDMKVRQLQLMGKENVVRAHHQMDKVLTTNKADNFDELSTYIDDLAQNIDRKYEVTTFEARLAQLEKEQKLIEQPK, encoded by the coding sequence ATGAAAAACTTATTAACAAAATTTAAATATTCAATTCAAGCGGACTTACACGATTTATTCGATAAAAAGGTCGAAAAAAATCCAATCTCTATTTTAAATCAATACATTCGTGAAGCGGAGAAGCAAACAGAGCAAACAGGTAAATTACTTGCTCGACAAGCACAACTAAAAAACGAATTAGAACAGCAGCTTGCACAAACAATTGACATGCTTGAAAAACGTGAAAAGCAATTAACACTTGCATCATCTACAGAAGAAACTGAATTAATTGCCTTTGCCCAAGATGAAGTGACAGCTTATACTGCACGTAAGCAATCTTTACTAGCAAGCATTGATGCAGCGAATGCAGAATATTTTACTTTAGAGCGCAAGTTTGAAACGATGAAGCATAAAATTAAAGATATGAAAGTTCGTCAGCTTCAATTAATGGGGAAGGAAAATGTCGTTCGTGCACATCACCAAATGGATAAAGTATTAACAACGAATAAAGCAGATAACTTTGATGAGTTATCTACTTATATTGATGACTTAGCTCAAAACATCGATCGCAAATATGAAGTAACAACATTTGAAGCACGTTTAGCTCAATTAGAAAAAGAACAAAAATTAATCGAACAACCAAAATAA
- the liaF gene encoding cell wall-active antibiotics response protein LiaF, whose product MPKLTSDQLAITIISIALIVLIELTLFNNGAVFLLVVGVLLLFMSFKRKKQFLLWGGLAFLFLAIINLWTLRLLIIGLLIYLLYKYTTKKEDIIEIKNPIENYSTEQNQLLGTAPTTSEAYKWNDLQIQRFIGDTTIDVTETILPHGKSVIVVQQALGKVRVIVPYEVTIQLHYSTLYGEATCLHYAPKQCINEKLQFEDGDEDAKRILVLYVTSWIGDVEVRRG is encoded by the coding sequence ATGCCTAAACTAACATCCGATCAATTAGCTATTACAATCATATCGATTGCCTTAATCGTGTTAATTGAATTGACACTATTTAATAATGGTGCGGTCTTTTTATTAGTCGTTGGTGTTCTTTTACTTTTTATGAGTTTCAAAAGGAAAAAACAGTTTCTATTATGGGGTGGACTTGCATTTTTGTTTTTAGCTATTATTAATCTATGGACATTACGCCTCCTTATAATTGGTTTGTTAATCTATTTACTTTATAAATATACGACTAAAAAAGAAGACATCATTGAGATTAAAAATCCTATTGAAAATTATTCAACCGAGCAAAATCAATTATTAGGAACAGCACCAACTACTTCTGAAGCTTATAAATGGAATGACCTCCAAATTCAACGGTTTATTGGAGATACAACAATCGACGTAACCGAAACAATTCTGCCACATGGAAAATCTGTTATCGTCGTTCAGCAGGCTTTAGGGAAAGTACGTGTTATCGTACCTTATGAAGTAACAATTCAACTGCATTATTCTACGCTTTATGGAGAAGCAACATGCTTACACTATGCGCCAAAGCAATGTATCAATGAAAAGCTCCAATTTGAAGATGGGGATGAAGATGCTAAACGAATACTTGTACTGTATGTGACATCTTGGATTGGAGATGTGGAGGTGCGACGAGGATGA
- a CDS encoding sensor histidine kinase encodes MIALIARFFILLCIIATFTISILFFIIGEPTEEKWAFLLEKTSYGLPLAGIFIISASSISFFLALWMSISIKLKENSTTRYVKKVADPDFAKMLKKTSGSLKKALRDANDLIETQRSSLQRLASEKVETNDAIVQERLLAERQRLARELHDSVSQQLFAASMLLSALTEQENDAQSQKQLGQVEKIVQQAQLEMRALLLHLRPVALRNKSLAEGLEDLIVELQEKVYFQIDYQIEEISLSKTEEDHLFRIAQEALSNTLRHAKATEVELLLIARDQLAILRIQDNGLGFHNEGDKTSSYGLKNIAERAVEIGCTYKIVSVPNEGTIVEVKVPITKEEQIND; translated from the coding sequence ATGATCGCTTTAATTGCTCGTTTTTTTATATTACTATGTATAATTGCAACATTTACAATAAGTATTTTATTTTTTATTATTGGAGAGCCAACTGAGGAAAAATGGGCATTTTTATTGGAAAAAACATCTTATGGGCTTCCTCTCGCTGGGATTTTTATTATAAGCGCTAGCTCCATTAGTTTTTTTTTAGCCCTTTGGATGAGTATCTCTATTAAGCTTAAAGAAAATAGTACGACACGTTACGTCAAAAAAGTAGCTGACCCTGACTTTGCAAAGATGCTAAAAAAGACGAGCGGATCATTAAAAAAAGCGCTTAGAGATGCGAATGACTTAATTGAAACCCAGCGTTCTTCTCTTCAACGACTTGCAAGTGAAAAAGTTGAAACGAATGATGCCATTGTCCAAGAACGCTTACTAGCTGAGCGCCAACGACTCGCGCGTGAGCTTCACGATTCTGTGTCACAGCAATTATTCGCTGCCTCTATGCTGCTATCCGCGCTAACAGAACAAGAAAATGATGCCCAATCACAAAAACAGCTTGGGCAAGTGGAAAAAATTGTTCAGCAAGCCCAACTAGAAATGCGTGCGTTATTGCTTCATTTAAGACCCGTCGCGCTTCGCAACAAAAGCTTAGCAGAAGGCTTAGAAGATTTAATTGTTGAATTACAGGAAAAAGTGTACTTTCAGATTGATTATCAAATAGAAGAAATCTCTTTATCAAAAACAGAAGAGGATCATTTATTCCGAATTGCGCAAGAAGCTTTATCGAATACACTTCGTCATGCAAAGGCAACCGAAGTAGAATTACTTTTGATTGCCAGAGATCAGCTCGCCATATTGCGAATACAGGATAATGGATTAGGCTTTCATAATGAAGGTGATAAAACCTCTTCATACGGCTTAAAAAATATTGCTGAACGTGCTGTGGAGATCGGCTGTACGTATAAGATCGTCTCAGTGCCAAATGAAGGAACAATAGTAGAGGTAAAGGTTCCAATAACAAAGGAGGAACAAATAAATGATTAA
- a CDS encoding response regulator transcription factor — protein MIKVVIADDHEMVRIGVSAYLSAQPDIEVIGEATNGQEAVDKVLALRPDLVLMDNVMPIKTGAQATAEILAQWPQAKVMMVTSFIDDDKLYPALEAGAVSYILKTSNAKQIADAIRKTMAGETVLEPEATTKVMARMRGTSPALHDHLTEREMEVLQCMSRGMANQEIAEELFIALKTVKTHVSNILSKLEVQDRTQAVVYAFQNGLVD, from the coding sequence ATGATTAAAGTCGTTATTGCCGATGATCATGAAATGGTACGTATTGGTGTATCCGCCTATTTATCTGCTCAGCCCGATATAGAAGTAATAGGTGAGGCAACTAATGGACAAGAAGCAGTTGATAAAGTTTTAGCATTACGACCAGACTTAGTGTTAATGGATAATGTTATGCCAATAAAAACAGGGGCGCAGGCAACAGCCGAAATTTTAGCACAATGGCCTCAAGCAAAGGTAATGATGGTTACGAGCTTTATCGATGATGATAAACTTTATCCCGCTTTGGAAGCTGGTGCAGTCAGCTATATTTTAAAAACATCAAACGCAAAGCAAATTGCCGATGCGATTCGCAAAACAATGGCTGGAGAGACCGTACTTGAACCGGAAGCAACTACAAAAGTAATGGCTCGCATGCGTGGTACCTCTCCTGCTCTGCATGATCATTTAACGGAACGTGAGATGGAAGTATTACAATGCATGTCTCGTGGAATGGCCAATCAGGAAATCGCAGAGGAATTATTTATTGCGTTAAAAACAGTAAAAACACATGTTAGCAATATTTTAAGTAAATTAGAAGTACAGGACCGTACACAGGCGGTTGTATATGCATTTCAAAATGGATTAGTAGATTAA
- a CDS encoding acyl-CoA dehydrogenase, whose amino-acid sequence MEKSFTYEKFASDGTLTLLDPLFTLILIFSALFVIVQLRFTVNSKIMLFIGAFIILLSAQMLSITGILADEINLSSSQKNFYMFIAIVIIQLGLIIYSFIKEKKKK is encoded by the coding sequence ATGGAAAAATCATTTACGTACGAAAAATTCGCCTCTGACGGCACATTAACATTACTTGACCCATTATTTACCCTGATCTTAATCTTTTCCGCACTTTTTGTGATTGTGCAACTACGCTTTACAGTAAATTCAAAAATCATGCTTTTTATTGGGGCGTTTATTATTTTATTAAGTGCACAAATGCTTTCGATTACTGGCATTTTAGCAGATGAAATAAATTTAAGTAGTTCACAAAAAAACTTTTATATGTTCATCGCTATTGTCATCATCCAGCTTGGTTTAATAATCTACTCTTTCATCAAGGAAAAGAAGAAAAAATAG
- the cydS gene encoding cytochrome bd oxidase small subunit CydS yields the protein MNDLLIFYAPFIVVILAVLAAFVVATKTKTH from the coding sequence ATGAATGACTTATTAATTTTTTATGCACCGTTTATTGTTGTCATTTTAGCAGTGTTAGCAGCCTTTGTTGTAGCGACAAAAACGAAAACACATTAA
- a CDS encoding cytochrome d ubiquinol oxidase subunit II, which yields MWLEILGISVLWIFLFGYVIVASIDFGAGFFNAYSLVTGKNQILSKVIKRYLSPVWEITNVFLVFFFVGIVGFFPQTAYYYGTVLLVPASIALILLTIRGSYYAFESYSGLRGHKGYAVAYGLAGLFIPASLSVVLTISEGGFVTMNEAGPKLDYLTLFTSPLAWSIVVLSITAVLYISAVFLTWYAKKAGDGKASDLMRKYALVWAIPLIVSAFGIIIELKATGNWHYEQMVDISWLFIVSGIMFLATIWLLWAKVKYGLAVVVMFLQFATAFFAYGISHYPYLLYPYLTIHDSFTNEAMAIALVVAFIAGLGLLIPSMYLVFKLFIFNKGYISGEDETHV from the coding sequence ATGTGGTTAGAAATATTAGGAATTTCTGTCTTGTGGATATTCTTGTTTGGCTATGTCATAGTAGCATCCATTGACTTCGGAGCTGGATTTTTCAACGCTTATAGCCTTGTAACAGGGAAAAATCAGATTTTATCAAAAGTTATTAAGCGTTATTTATCGCCGGTATGGGAAATTACAAATGTATTTTTAGTATTTTTCTTCGTTGGAATTGTCGGCTTTTTCCCACAAACAGCTTACTACTACGGTACAGTTTTATTGGTGCCAGCATCGATTGCTTTAATTTTACTCACAATACGAGGCAGCTATTATGCGTTTGAATCTTACAGTGGTTTAAGAGGTCATAAAGGGTACGCGGTTGCATATGGTTTAGCGGGTTTATTCATTCCTGCATCATTATCTGTTGTTTTAACGATTTCTGAGGGTGGTTTTGTGACAATGAACGAAGCAGGTCCGAAACTCGATTACTTAACGCTCTTTACAAGTCCACTCGCTTGGTCCATTGTCGTTTTAAGTATAACCGCCGTCCTTTACATTTCAGCTGTCTTTTTAACATGGTATGCGAAAAAGGCTGGCGATGGAAAAGCGAGCGATTTAATGCGTAAGTATGCTCTTGTTTGGGCGATCCCTTTAATCGTTAGTGCTTTTGGGATTATTATTGAACTGAAAGCTACAGGAAATTGGCATTATGAGCAAATGGTAGACATCTCTTGGTTATTCATCGTATCAGGAATTATGTTTTTAGCGACAATTTGGTTACTTTGGGCAAAAGTTAAGTATGGATTAGCTGTAGTAGTCATGTTTTTACAGTTTGCGACCGCCTTCTTTGCGTACGGGATATCGCATTATCCATATTTACTTTACCCATATTTAACAATCCATGATAGCTTTACAAATGAAGCGATGGCGATTGCACTTGTTGTCGCGTTTATAGCAGGTCTTGGCTTACTTATTCCTTCCATGTATTTAGTGTTTAAGTTGTTTATTTTCAATAAAGGCTATATTTCAGGGGAAGATGAAACGCATGTATAA